The nucleotide window ATCATGGCGGTGAAGGCGAGGTAGGGGTTGGCGGACGGGTCGGGGAAACGGACCTCGATGCGGCGCGCGGCGTCGGAGTTGACCACCGGGATTCGGATGGAGGCCGACCGGTTGCGGTTGGAGTAGGCCAGCATCACCGGCGCCTCGAACCCGGGAACCAGCCGCTTGTAGGAGTTGGTCGAGGCGTTGGTGAAGGCGTTGATCGCCTTGGCGTGCCGGATGATGCCGCCGATGTACCACAGCGCCTCCTGCGACAGGCCGGCGTACTTGTCGCCGGCGAAGAGGTTTTTGCCCTCCTTCCACAACGACTGGTGGGTATGCATGCCGGTGCCGTTGTCGTCGTAGACCGGCTTGGGCATGAAGGTGGCCGTCTTGCCGTGGGCGTCGGCGACGTTGTGCACCACATACTTGTACCACTGGGAGCGGTCGGCGGTTTCGATCAGCCCGCCGAAGCGGAAGTCGATCTCGCACTGGCCTGCGGTGGCCACCTCGTGGTGATGGCACTCCACCTCGATGCCGACATCCTGCATCACCAGCACCATGTCATTGCGCAGCTCCTGCAGCGAGTCGACCGGAGGAACGGGGAAATAGCCCCCCTTCACCCGCGGCCGGTGACCGCGGTTGATTCCCTCGAAGGTCTCGTTCGAGTTCCACGCCGCCTCCTCCGAGCCGATGCGGTAGCCGCATCCACCCATCTCGTTGTAGTGGGTGACCGAGTCGAAGACGAAGAACTCCAGCTCGGGGCCGAAGTAGGCGGCATCGGCGATGCCGGCGCTCCGGATGTATTTCATCGCCCGTTGCGCCACCTGGCGCGGACAGCGGTTGTAGTCCTGACCGGTCAGCGGGTCGATGATCTGGCCGATCAGCACCAGGGTGGAGGATTCGAAGAAGGGGTCGATCTGCGCGCTCTCCGGATCGGGGATGATGGCCATGTCCGAGTTGTTGATGTCGCACCAGCCGGCGATGGAGGAGCCGTCGAAGGGGAAGCCGTCTTCGAAGACATCCTCGGTCAGCACGCCGATGGGGAAGCTGACATGCTGCCATTTGCCCCGCGTATCGGTGAATCGCACGTCGACGAACTCGCACTCATGTTCCTTGATCAGCTCGAAAACCTTGTTGATCGCATCACTCATTGCCGTTGTCGGTTACCTCTCTTTCTTGTTGTTGGGGTCGATCTACCCTCTCGGTCGGGTCTCGTCCTGACGGCCGCAGCACCCCGAACGCATGCGGGGCGGTCGCCTCATGCAGGGGGCCGGCCGGGCAGTCGGCATTGCACTCAAACTCAATGACCGGCCATGTCCTCTTCGGGATAGGCGCTGATCTTGTGTACGGCCAGATCGGCGCCTTCGAACTCCTCCCGCTCGTCGAGACGGATGCCGATGGTAGCCTTGATCGCTCCGTAGACAACCAGTCCGCCAGAAATCGCGATGGCCACACCGATCAGCGTGCCGATCAGTTGGCTCATGAAGGCGACACCGCCGGCGCCGCCGAGGGCCGTGCCGCCGAAGATGCCGGCGGCAACCCCGCCCCAGGCGCCGCACAGGCCGTGCAGCGGAATGACGCCGAGCACATCGTCCAGCTTGAGGCGAAGCTGGACGAAGGTGAAGCCGTAGACGAAGCCGGCACCGGCCATGCCGCCGATGAACAGCGCGCCGATCGGATGGACCAGGTCCGAACCGGCGCAGATGGCCACCAGGCCGGCCAGTGCGCCGTTGTGGACGAAGCCGGGATCGTTTTTCCCCGCGACCAGCGCGGCGATCAGGCCGCCGACCATGGCCAGCAGCGAGTTGATCGCCACCAGCCCCGATGCGTCGCCGGCCTTACCGGCGCTCATCACGTTGAAGCCGAACCAGCCGACACAGAGGATCCACGATCCCAGTGCGAGGAAGGGAATGTTGGAGGGTAGGATCGCCGCCACCCGGCCATCGGCGGTATAGCGCCCCTTGCGCGCGCCGAGATGGATCACCGCCCCCAGCGCCATGAAGCCACCCATGGCGTGGACCACCACCGAGCCGGCGAAGTCGTGAAACTGCGCACCGAAGGAGGATTCGAGCCACGACTGGAAGCCCATGTTGCCGCCCCAGACCAACCCCTCGAAGAAGGGGTAGATCAGGCCGACCAGCAGCAGTGTGGCCAGCGTGTTGGGCCAGAAGCGTACCCGCTCGGTGATGCCGCCGGAGATGATCGCCGGAATCGCCGCGGCGAAGGTGAGCAGAAAGAAGAAGTGGACCAGCTCATAGCCGTTGCCCACGCCGTTGATGGTCAAAAGCTGCGGTACCGGGGCGAAGAAGCTGATGCCGTAGGCGACGGAGAAGCCGACGAAGAAGTAGGCGACGGTGGAGAAGCCGAAGTCGCTGATCACCCGCACCAGCGCATTGACCTGGTTCTTGCGCCGCACCGTGCCCACCTCAAGGAAGGCGAAGCCGGCGTGCATCGCCAGCACCATCGCCGCCCCCATGGTAAGGAAGAAGACATCCGTTCCAGCGCTGTTCATGGTCTATTCCTCACGAGCCCTGATCCGTGTACGAGTACGCAGTGTGTGGAATGCGCGCACGACTGCAAGTTCT belongs to Zetaproteobacteria bacterium and includes:
- the glnA gene encoding type I glutamate--ammonia ligase, whose translation is MSDAINKVFELIKEHECEFVDVRFTDTRGKWQHVSFPIGVLTEDVFEDGFPFDGSSIAGWCDINNSDMAIIPDPESAQIDPFFESSTLVLIGQIIDPLTGQDYNRCPRQVAQRAMKYIRSAGIADAAYFGPELEFFVFDSVTHYNEMGGCGYRIGSEEAAWNSNETFEGINRGHRPRVKGGYFPVPPVDSLQELRNDMVLVMQDVGIEVECHHHEVATAGQCEIDFRFGGLIETADRSQWYKYVVHNVADAHGKTATFMPKPVYDDNGTGMHTHQSLWKEGKNLFAGDKYAGLSQEALWYIGGIIRHAKAINAFTNASTNSYKRLVPGFEAPVMLAYSNRNRSASIRIPVVNSDAARRIEVRFPDPSANPYLAFTAMMMAGLDGIANKIDPGEAATKNLYDLPPEEEKGIPTVARSLEEALHALSDDREFLKAGGVMDDDMIDAYISLKMEEVDQLRLRTHPYEVELYYSV
- a CDS encoding ammonium transporter, with translation MNSAGTDVFFLTMGAAMVLAMHAGFAFLEVGTVRRKNQVNALVRVISDFGFSTVAYFFVGFSVAYGISFFAPVPQLLTINGVGNGYELVHFFFLLTFAAAIPAIISGGITERVRFWPNTLATLLLVGLIYPFFEGLVWGGNMGFQSWLESSFGAQFHDFAGSVVVHAMGGFMALGAVIHLGARKGRYTADGRVAAILPSNIPFLALGSWILCVGWFGFNVMSAGKAGDASGLVAINSLLAMVGGLIAALVAGKNDPGFVHNGALAGLVAICAGSDLVHPIGALFIGGMAGAGFVYGFTFVQLRLKLDDVLGVIPLHGLCGAWGGVAAGIFGGTALGGAGGVAFMSQLIGTLIGVAIAISGGLVVYGAIKATIGIRLDEREEFEGADLAVHKISAYPEEDMAGH